The segment TGTTGCCATATCTCAACAAGGTTGCGTCACATCTTTTTATTGTGTAGTAGAGTTCTAAAAGTAACTAGAGaaatgaaagtatttttttttcgaaaaaaaaaaggattagcaaaaaaacaaaacgtgtgTTTAGTCTAGCTATAGCTTTGGGTTCTCAGGAAGAAAAGCGAGCCAAACTAAAAATGGCTGGTTCCTCTAACACCAAAGCGCTTGCCACTTTATTTGCCTTGTATGTGGATGGGAATATCTTTTCAGAGTAAGACTCTACATTCACATGAATATGAGTTTTACGAGATGAACCAAAGTCGCTCTACCACTGAAGCATGTAGAAAAATTTTGATTTGATGGTTTTGCGTGCGTTTCGATAGTTTGATCTTCTTGTTGGCAGACTTCTATTTACCGTAGGTCAGGGTCATTTTAGTATTAAGTACTTCTCGACAAATGACTGGACAGTTTGATCTTGTCCTGACTGTCTCAGTTGTGCAATTACACTGGCTTTTAGTCCATTCTTAGCTATTTTACCTTGCTCCCACGGCCTTGATTCAGTTTTATTAGAGTGCTAAAACAAATGTCTTCAACAACTTCAGCTCATTCTGTGAATCAACTTACAAAGGTTTTAAATTCTTTTCCATTAATAAAacaatcattgaaatattttacTTCGATTGTTCTAAATAGATTTAATAGCAAATACACAAAAGGAGTCTCAAGTTTGGAAATTGTATACATGTAAATAAACGTGGACCGTATGAAATAGAAATTATGTGCGACATACTTTATATAAtttgtttactttattttctattataGCAGCACTCCAAATAAGATTGCGTTTTAAAAACTATAGTTTGTTAGTAAAAAGCGACTTCCGAGAATGTTAGCTTAAGACATGTTCATCGACAGTACTAGAATGAGCTCTTTTGAAAACGTCATTCAGTGGACGAGTTGAAGTGATGAAATACAAAACAAGAAGATAAACAAGcgaaatagaaaaattaaaaaataaaaataaaaacatcttaGGGGGGGATAAAAACTCTacaatatctctcaatattgtaagatttttttcctttttcgatgtacacaattaattaattaattaattaacactaattaatttactaagtttttttttgaaaatggaTTTATGTTTGTTGGTcatcaacaggattcgaacatGGCTCAGTATGAAAATCAAGCACTGAGCAAAGTTAGAATTGACCAATGACAGTCTAgatcaatgtttcccaaactttcgacctatgtgtaccccttttaaaatttttataatgctgagtacccctcgcccccccccctcccccaccacaCTTTAATTTTTGAACAGATTAAatgggtattttaaaaaaatcagtatAGTTAATGAGGTGCTACGCGTACCCCTTtcaaagtcttcccgtacccctgggTTACGCGTATcccagtttgggaaacactcgTTTAGATGGATTGTCCGTGTGGTGAGGAGAGACAATACTTAAATGTTTTTGTAGGATATTGGTTTCTAGGTGAACTATTTGTTTTCTCTAGTCATTTCAAACAGCAAagacaaataacatacaaacacacacatacatatctAGGACACGCTGGACTTCTGATATGATGTCACGTGTAAAACTAGTAGCCTGGTCAAGCTGAGCTAGCCAAGCTGTGCTAGTTGTAGGCTTAAACCATAGGACGAATACTTTGGGTGTTTTTTTTCCATGGGAAAGCTTATATGAACCCATATCGTCTGTCTTTCTTGGTAGATTCTTTTTCACTTTTTCCACCACTTCAGATTCCAGGACTAAGTTGAACATTTGCACACTTGTATAATGTCTGAACCCTGTAAAAGGGAGATGCTGTGTCCTGCTAAATTGCCCTAATTATAGAGAGGTTATGCCCATTATAGAGTTAGCCTTAGAACATTATTGCGTCTGTTATATCACTGCTTTGGACAAACGTTAATACATGTTGATACAAACAAATAATGTCGTGAGGtgatatttgtaaatatatcttTAACCTTAGCATGCAGTGGGTTCAGATAGCATAGAATAGGTTCAGATAGCATACAATAGGTTCAGCATTCATTTCGAGACTCCAAGATATCTTGCGTACGCTTTATTCTCTATTTGAAGCTGTCTCACAAACTGATAtatacagggccggatttaagtatgtggacaGATGTTTTGTAGAAACCCTTTTACTTTTTGGAAAGCTTTTATAAAATCCACTATTTAAGACTTATCAATGTACATACTGATATCTAATAGCAAGctgtattttagaagaaagaaacacaGTGTTTGTAGACTTTATCTAATTTTACTActtaaaaaaagttacaattatttaatatgcaatatttgtaaaataagaaatgtataattagtatgtttttGAGTTAGCGGAGAGTAAGACCATGGGAGACTTCTAAAATATCTTTTGTGGAAGCCCCTTTTTGTGTATCCCAGGAGCAGTAGCCCAGACTGCCCttgcttaaatccggccctgcataTATAGAATCTCTAGCAGTCAATGATTCATAAACTATCTTACACATGAATAACTGAGCCATTTTGTGTCATTCAATGTAAACCTCTTTAGGACAATGTAAAGCTCTTTAGCCATGTAGAAACTtagaattaaatatttattgcattAATAGTaagttaaagaaataaaacattggCTTAATGATACGTTAAGGGCCATGATGCATCTTCGTAAGTCTTGAACGTAAATATACTGTATACACATAGACTTAACTTACTCACATGGCTTTACAAGTTGTACTCTGAAATAACACAATGAACTTGACCTTTAACTTCAACTTCAGCAGTGATAATTAGATAGGCTCTCGACTACCAGAAAACAAATAGAAGATTGGGCATTGAAATTACACTGTGGAATAAAGACGGAactatttctagctacgccactgtcttcTTAACAAATGTgatgttgttattgttgacttttatttttgaatttCACTTCATTTCACTTCATTTCACTTGATGTCTGTTGCTAATATTAGTTCTAGAGAATGACGATGGGCTGCCACTATATACAATTGATATATTTCTAGACTTCAATCTGTCATGTTGTATTGTTTGCTCTACAGCTACTTGGGTAGGCGGCGCTTACATCAACGGAACTGCGGAGATGATCATGCGCAGTGGGCTGCTGTCTTGCCAAGCACCAGTTGGTTACGCTCTCAGCCTCGTTTTTGGtatgcaaaataataacaataacaataatatatgtACAAATGACAAAAAAACTGGATCGCTAAATGGTACATTTAATCACTTATTCAGTCAGCGGTGGCACCCTAATCaattttcatttaatataatttgTCTGTTATAAAATTTCTACTTCCGcagtacatttaaaaacaaagaaatgtacacgccacagacctatatatattatatctagactggaaaacggaaacaaattcatatcctcgattgatcaactcacagacctatatatatatatatagattgttatgtattaatcacagaacatatattcacgcaaagccatttcctgttagtttccattaagataatgtttaaaaaatcttagGGTATTTTGACAtcagattatgtatctaaaaatttcAATTAATACTTATGAGACTAGAGTactctttttttatgtttaattactagatctagatcaaaacattaaattatatgttacataggctAGGGTTGAACAAAAACCTAAAAACCATAAAACTACCTTACAAAACAACGACTTGTCTCAACtttgttaaaaattttaacattttttatagtgttaaaagttctccatgtccagtctagatataatatatgtaggtctatttttttttttttttggaatgggGGAATTCACTCCATAAAATCCTAAGTCTCTATTCATTCCTCTgctatgtacacacacacacacatatgcacgGCAACAATCTACAATACACATTAATAAACATGAGTGTTTAGTCCCGTGGTTCAATGAGATCGTAAGATAGAAAGGGAAAGCTGTTACGATTTACGTAATTGAAAGAACTACTCTCACTAATAGTGCCATTAATCAAGACATTTTGTAATacctttaagtttaaaaatatgtaaagattttttttgaaaaatatttttatttaaataaaacgaTTAGAttcaaaaatattgaaattactTAGAAATGTGTTAGAATTTAACGCGTGATCCACAGATCAGACTAAAAACCCATCTTACAGCTATTGTTCCTTcaatgcagtgtttcccaaacagtTTCCTGAACAGAACAGTGtgcgcacattctgagtatttagcgtaACACTTTGCTTacttttttagagagattaattcacgcgGTGGCCAAACTAgttcattattccagtagttcgttgAACACCTAATctggcctcgtggaacacctattcaggcctcgttgaacacctattcaggcctcgttgaacacctattcaggcctcgtggaacacctattcaggcctcgtggaacacctattcaggcctcgttgaacacctattcaggcctcgttgaacacctattcaggcctcgttgAACACCtgttcaggcctcgtggaacatctattcaggcctcgttGAACACCTGTTCAGGCCTCGTTGAACACCTGTTCAGGCCTCGTTGAACACATATTCAGGTCTCGTGGACATACCTGTTCAGGCCTCGTGGACATACCTGTTCAGGCCTCGTGGACACACCTGTTCAGGCCTCGTGGACACACCTGTTCAGGCCTCGTGGACACACCTGTTCAGGCCTCGTGGacacacctattcaggcctcgttgaacacctattcaggcctcgttgaacacctatttaggcctcgttgaacacctattcaggcctcgttgaacacatattcaggcctcgttGAACGCCTGTTCAGGCCTCGTTGAACGCCTGTTCAGGCCTCGTTGAACACCTGTTCAGGCCTCgttgaacacctattcaggcctcgttgaacacctattcaggcctcgtggaacacctattcaggcctcgttgAACACCtgttcaggcctcgtggaacacctattcaggcctcgttgAACACCTGTTCAGGCCTCGTTGAACACCTGTTTatgcctcgtggaacacctattcaggcctcgttgaacacctattcaggcctcgttgaacacctattcaggcctcgttgaacacctattcaggcctcgttgAACACCtgttcaggcctcgtggaaaaCTAGGGTTTCGctgaacacagtttgggatACACTGCTTTAATTGTCCGATTTGTGAAAAAAAACGAATTCTGCTCTTACTTAGACAAAACTTAAAACTTTAAACTGCGttatgaaaaaaattgaaatcttaactctttctctcctaactgacgatatcaactttgattccactagaatgtggtaaataattacggagagaaagagttaaataccctacaaattactaataataaggcttgtcctcGAGTGCGaatattaatgaggaatgcagtatttcccgtggataggcagccccagctgtgacctacatagtttgccacattcatggcaagcataaccattgtccgcctgtggtcgaataagattttcttttcgccgtctgcgtctgtcgcAACAGAGTCGATACAAGGATATCCTATAAAATAAGAAATTGAATAATCGTCATGGGCTTTACATTGTTTAGAAATTTCATAGTATCTATGGAGTTATCAATGTCatagactttttaaatttttaaatatgtattacaGTCTAGAGTGAGCAAACTATATATCAATATATGCTTTTGGATTTATACCCCTTCGTTATTTAGATTGTATAATGTTTATAAATTGTGCGATATGTATTATCTGTGTGGTGCTcatacattttgaaatattaataaGCTGTGTTACGTTCGTCGTGTGTCTAGACATACACATGTTACAATGACCGATGGGTCTGGCTAGATTGATACTaagttatttttagattttgttttttaatataatgATATACATGTGGTTTGGTCTAAAAATAACACTGGTCTTCGTTGTAATTCCCCAAATACTGTGCCTCTCTTCTGATGGACTTCATCACTAGAATGGCTTGGTCCCGAGATCCTAAATACTACTCTATAGCATGCACCTAGTTATGACTACTACTAAGAGCGACTACTCTTACTCTTATTACCTCCCTTCTCTCACTATTGCTACTACTGTTAACAATTTCCTGGATTGTCTCCCTCTGCAGGCGGTCTGTTCTTCGCTAACAGAATGAGGACACAAGGCTACGTCACCATGCTGGACCCTTTCCAGATCAAATTTGGGGAGAGGATGGGCGGTCTGCTATTTATACCTGCCCTGCTGGGCGAAGTGTTCTGGACAGGGGCTATCCTGGCAGCTCTAGGTAAGCTCTGACACATCAACTAGTGGTCAGTTCTAGCAGCTTTATGCACCAAATACTAATACATCAGGTATGACATACAAATGTAGTGTAGTGACATACAAACTTAGAGTAGTGACGTACAAACGTAGTTTAGTGATAGACAAACGTAGTGTAGTGATAGACAAACGTAGTGTAGTGACATACAAACGCAGTGTAGTGACATACAAACTTATAGTAGTGACGTACAAACGTAGTTTAGTGATAGACAAACGTAGTGTCACAACTTTCCTATTATATCTATAGAATCTACCataggtctcgatacgtctaggtgtccctggttcagttctagttaacgaaataaaacaatgaaaccactagatcaaacacataaactttaatcatctttactgcatatcacactcGCTGGTCTCTGTCTCACAataaaacacacttccggtcattcgcacagattgtaaaaatagattatacatacctacacacattcatccgtgacacgTAGTGTAGTATGCTAGTAATGTTTGGCACATTGTGCTTTAAGTTTACAATGAGctgaaaattttgaagaaaaaaaacatgttacagCATATCACTGATCcccatatatacatatacttgtaaaaatatatcaacacacacagagacatgtATTGTTTGTATATTGATGTTGTCCTCAAgtattgatgtaaaaaaaaaaagaagaaatccTTGACacattgtcaaaatatttagcTCTATATTAGTTTCCCCATTTTAAATGTCCGCTTCCAAATTCGAGGTGTAAAAAAAGATAGGTAAACAATTGTTGATACTTTCACTACAAAGTACTAAACTCACTCCATAGTAAAGACTAGATGTTTTATTTCCTCCTAAGAAAGGCCATCATTCAATATGAACACTGGCTATACTTCAGTGTTTCTAACCGTTGTGTGACATGAACTGAAGATAATTACCTGTCAAGTCTAACCAATTCTCGTTGTAAGAATAAGCATGTTATGTATGCGATGTCTAGTTATGTATAATAGAATCATACTCTCTTTCTGGCCTCATTTTGAAAACGAGGCATGTGTTTAGCTGATTTATAAATCTAGTATTTCCTTCTATTTCAAGTGTATCCTATATTTCTGACCACTACAGGTTCCACCCTATCAGTCATCATGGAGTTGCCCACACAGCCGGCTATTATAGTCTCGGCTTGTGTGGCCCTGTTCTACACACTAATTGGTGGCCTCTACTCAGTGGCCTATACAGATGTAGTACAGTTGTTTTGTATCTTCTTTGGTTTGGTAAGGCAAAGCGCGACAGCTACattgttttattgattgattCTTTGATTGATTGATTCTACGCTTTTCTAAACAATAAGTATTAAAGTTTCATCTTCTcttatttacattaaatgtaaatacaaagTAAAAGTATCGGTAGATAAGACATACACACTAGACAAAGAGCAGTTTTGTAACTATGTAACGTACACACTAGACAAAGatcagttttgtaaataaaactaTTCAATGTTTATCTTACAGTGGATCAGTGTTCCCTTCGCCATGACACATCCAGCCGTCTCCAACATTGCAGTGAATGCCACAGAGAACTGGATCTATCCAATCCCAGTCAACGAGATACCCACATACTTCGACAGCTTCCTTCTCTTAACTTTTGGAGGCATTCCGTGGCAGGTAGTAGCAGTCCCGTCTTGTCTATTTAGTACGCAGTCCAGTCTATCTTCTTGTCTTACACATCACTTCCtgtgtgaagggaacattcagAGCTCCAACATTTGAAACACTTTGAAAATATGAACTGTTTAGGAATTGTTTAGAGAggaataaacacacacacaatatagcGTGAGAATAAGTCTctaatagaaacacacacacaatatagcGTGAGAATAAGTCTctaatagaaacacacacacactatagcGTGAGAATAAGTCTctaatagaaacacacacacaatatagcGTGAGAATAAGTCTctaatagaaacacacacacactatagcGTGAGAATAAGTCTctaatagaaacacacacacaatatagcGTGAGAATAAGTCTctaatagaaacacacacacaatatagcGTAAGAATAAGTCTCTAATAGAAAACGTTTCGAAATATCAGAAATAATGAAATGATTCTTATTCTTATGCAATGCTTAATCGTATCACTAGCTTCAGCCATCattctaatttattaaaaaaagaaaacttgacAAATAAAGCTTATTATATGCCTACTCctaggaggtgcggtggctgagcggtaaagcgcttggcttccgaaccggggaccggggttcgaatcctggtgaagactgggatttttaatttcgggatcttcgggcgcctctgagtccacccagctctaattggtacctgacattagttagggaaaagtaaaggcggttggtcgttgtgctggccacatgacacccttgttaaccgtaggccacagaaacagatgacctttacatcatctgccctatagaccacaaggtctgaaagggaaactttactcttTTATATGCCTACTCCTACATCTTAAACAAAACCTCAAAAATGAAACTCAAACCACAGATTGTTTTTTACGAAAATCACATGCTTTTAGTAAAAGGAAATttatatctaaaacaaaaacaaaaaatactttgaagagAACCACACTGATCTCTAAATACACATATTCCAGTAATgtgttttccattttttttaattttattttaaaaaggggCAATCTTGTGTGTATTCCAGGTATACTTCCAGCGAGTCCTGTCCTCAAAGACTGCCATGAAAGCTCAAGTGTTGTCCTACATTGCGGCCATAGGTTGCATCATCATGGCCACGCCTGCAGCACTGCTTGGTATCGTTGCTGCTTCAACAGGTGAGCGCTGTATTGCCGAGATATCTTTAGTTCAATGTGAAGCATTTTGTGCCATCTGTAATTGTCTACTTTCTAGTTTACGACAATTgaatacaaaatctaaaaacTAGATAAGTTTGTGTTGAAACAGCGACTCGGTATTTTTGTCCGCCTATTCAAAAGGGAAGTAATACACCTAACATTTTCTTCATTATAGAGTAAGACGAGTTACGTCACCTGGGGCTTCCATTCCTAAGATATTTTACAACCCACTAGTTTAATGAAAGGGGAATAATTAGTGTATATTTTCTTCAGTATAAGACTAATTAGAGTTACGTAGCTTGACCACCTAATAGTTTCATCTGATAATTTAAACAAGCTTACTCTTTATAAAGCATTTAGACATATAAATGTATGAAACAGAcatcaataggcctactatttctTTCGCTGGAGGTGCACTGGTTAATACGGCACTTGCTGACAATGGTgctttaaataaagaaaaaaaaccacTTACATTAATTTCTAcgatttgtatatatatatatatatatatatatatatcttagatGTGTAAAGAATTATGCTAAGGTTGTAtctcaatttgttttttattttcaatttaatcTTTATCACTTATACATAATCATTTGTCAGGGATGTAAgaattgattgttgttttttgttttgttgcttcCTTAGACTGGAACAAGACTGATTGGACTGGTGGCTACCCCGTACCAGATAAAGACCTTCCTCTGATTCTGCCAATGACCCTCCAGTATCTCTGCCCACCGGTCATCACATTTTTGGGTCTTGGTGCCCTGTCTGCTGCTGTCATGTCTTCCGCCGACTCGTCCATCTTGTCCGCAGCCTCCATGTTTGCACGTAACATCTACCGGTCTGTGTTTAGACATGTGGTCAGTACCTTTCACCTGAACAACCTCTGACCTTTGTGACcaatgatcttttgtagtataatAGGAACTAAAGGATAACAAATTAAGTCTCTTTGTTGAAGCAGTTAGTCATCTTGGCAGGATAGTATAGAGTGTTGGATCGAATCTGTAATGTCTCTTAATGGAACTGGAGATCTTTTAGGAAACACTTGATATGTCCTGAGTAGAATGTATATAGAGCTTATAATACCCAACTAATCATAAAGgggaggtggctgagtggtaaagcgtttggcttccaaaccgggagTCCAGAGTTtgaaatcctggttaagactggCATTCGAGAtttttcaggatctttgggcgcatcttgtccacccagctctaatgggtacatgacgtTAGTTTGGCAacagtaaaggtggttggttgcactagcggatccagaatattggagtggggggggcgattttttttcaaaccctaaccctaacgcccagtaaaccctaaccctatacataaacgtgcgtacagcacatatatatatatatatatatatatatatatatatatatatatatataagaataaataagcagtatttctcagtattttcatgcattcttcactgcagaaacgcattctcctgacatctacagctctttatccatcagtggagttcggggcgaagcccctacgccaaaaagcgttttcttgcatttttcactgcagaaacgcctgcttctgacaactacagctcactattcatcagtgattttcggggcgtagccccgacgcataaagcgttttcatgcattcttcactgaagaaacgcattctcctgacaactaTAGTTCACTATTTATCAGTgattttcggggcgaagccccgacgctaaaagcgttttcttgcattcttcgctgaagaaacacattctcctgacctaaagctcattattcattctattaaaaaaaggacctttt is part of the Biomphalaria glabrata chromosome 2, xgBioGlab47.1, whole genome shotgun sequence genome and harbors:
- the LOC106079019 gene encoding high-affinity choline transporter 1-like, which produces MTIHIPGLIAIILFYVLIVAVGIWASRKTKSGGNTTETEEVMLAGRNIGLIIGIFTMTATWVGGAYINGTAEMIMRSGLLSCQAPVGYALSLVFGGLFFANRMRTQGYVTMLDPFQIKFGERMGGLLFIPALLGEVFWTGAILAALGSTLSVIMELPTQPAIIVSACVALFYTLIGGLYSVAYTDVVQLFCIFFGLWISVPFAMTHPAVSNIAVNATENWIYPIPVNEIPTYFDSFLLLTFGGIPWQVYFQRVLSSKTAMKAQVLSYIAAIGCIIMATPAALLGIVAASTDWNKTDWTGGYPVPDKDLPLILPMTLQYLCPPVITFLGLGALSAAVMSSADSSILSAASMFARNIYRSVFRHVASEREIIWVMRAAIFGVTALALAMALCVKSIYVLWYLCADLVYVILFPQLLCVIYIKKSNTYGSLAGYIFGLFIRIAGGEMAIGLPALFKFPLYDEETGMQGFPYKTLAMLVTLLTLVVVSYLTAYLFETGKLPRRFDIFMCIVNIPDEQMVLASRESVDEHIKFGLYGKENGKVNPALKFSNEDLVSGAGVVSDESLPGEKKSLKLQ